In a genomic window of Nostoc sp. UHCC 0870:
- a CDS encoding glutamate--cysteine ligase, protein MVFLFGIEHEVAFLNREGKFADFTCTKFADFAQIIDKLPIYADDHLQLRVGDAGIRTKRWYIEGFERFADSDKVIDCTSKGIEIRTTIHSHIQGAIQELSASFDLLREVAVELGFSPVLTSFNPYKTAFEPNPPLNEYEIQQLQAYPDEQTAYIYMVSYGPDLNISVPDLPIEQVIDIGKKLTYYSPYIVPFSYSSPFYNGTLWQGLSVRTFIRTGKRSAALVFVPEEEQLIKSVPSLTKIARLPAEIGRIEFKAFDSCDDFSIYAALLALLKGLILDESLIGRAITPDASLHQISAKEGFGNEDILMNAREILQAAEVALGDDPDIKLLTPLKLMLEQRRTKSHELIEVFQRLGSIEDALKQTY, encoded by the coding sequence ATGGTTTTCTTGTTTGGTATTGAACATGAAGTAGCTTTCCTCAACCGAGAGGGAAAGTTTGCAGATTTTACCTGTACAAAATTTGCAGATTTTGCTCAAATTATCGACAAACTGCCCATTTATGCTGATGACCATCTGCAATTGCGTGTGGGTGATGCTGGTATTAGAACCAAGAGATGGTACATCGAAGGATTTGAAAGATTCGCAGATTCTGACAAGGTAATCGATTGTACCTCAAAAGGTATAGAAATTAGAACCACAATCCACTCTCATATTCAGGGAGCGATTCAGGAATTATCCGCCAGTTTTGATTTACTACGTGAGGTAGCTGTTGAATTGGGCTTTTCCCCAGTGTTAACTAGTTTTAATCCCTACAAAACAGCTTTTGAACCCAACCCACCATTAAATGAATACGAAATTCAGCAGTTACAGGCTTATCCTGATGAACAAACTGCTTACATTTACATGGTTTCATACGGGCCAGACTTAAATATTTCAGTCCCAGATTTACCAATTGAACAGGTAATTGATATTGGTAAAAAGTTGACTTATTACAGTCCTTATATTGTACCTTTTAGTTATAGTTCTCCTTTTTATAACGGCACACTTTGGCAAGGCTTATCAGTCAGAACATTTATCAGAACTGGTAAAAGATCAGCAGCTTTAGTATTTGTTCCAGAAGAGGAGCAACTAATTAAGAGTGTGCCATCATTAACAAAAATTGCCCGTCTACCAGCCGAAATAGGACGGATTGAATTTAAAGCTTTTGATAGTTGTGATGATTTTTCTATTTATGCAGCACTATTAGCATTATTAAAGGGTCTAATATTAGATGAATCTTTAATTGGTAGAGCCATTACACCAGACGCATCTCTACACCAAATTTCAGCAAAAGAAGGCTTTGGCAACGAAGATATATTAATGAATGCTAGAGAAATTTTGCAAGCAGCAGAAGTTGCCCTAGGAGATGATCCAGATATTAAATTATTAACACCATTGAAGTTAATGTTAGAACAACGCCGAACAAAATCTCATGAGTTAATAGAAGTTTTCCAGCGTTTAGGCTCTATTGAAGATGCACTCAAGCAAACCTATTAA
- a CDS encoding peptidoglycan D,D-transpeptidase FtsI family protein, translated as MQKTPSQLKFRKLRKPEFTGQRRVAKNRDMKATVPPTQEQIANAKFRLLTVWGLLMAAGLGLAINLYNLQIVQGPKLTQRAKNQQMMKLRPYTPRRLIVDRNDNVLAIDRPVYTLYAHPKLFDKTNEAIAEQLAPLLDKTPPELVKIFQSRKSGITLSSALPETIGDQVKGLRLNGLELISKYSRYYPQGDLMADIVGYVNIDRRGQAGVEFSQDQWLERSQKTVSLNRAGNGAVMPDNAPEGFLAADDLRMKLTIDSRLQRATRAALKKQMEEFKGKRGAVIVMDALDGSILALVSQPTYDPNDYSKADISLFKNWTVSDLYEPGSTFKPLTVAIALENGVINADDTFNDPGAIQIGKYTIRNAGLNGYGQINIAQILQNSSNIGMVKIIQKLKPSVYYNWLERLGIGQAVDTDLPSVASGKLKNQEIFIRSPIENATTSFGQGFSLTPLQLVQMQGALANGGKLVTPHVIQGLVDSKGQIHHTPNHPAPRQIFSTTTAQKVVEMMETVVTVGTGKAAQIPGYRIAGKTGTAQKASPNGGYIPGARITSFVAILPVESPRYVILAVVDEPKGANAYGSTVAAPIVKDVMNALIPIEKIPPSQEIEPKSIQNSTKETVRD; from the coding sequence ATGCAAAAAACACCAAGTCAATTAAAGTTTAGAAAATTACGTAAGCCGGAATTTACCGGACAGCGAAGGGTTGCTAAAAATAGGGACATGAAAGCTACTGTCCCCCCCACTCAAGAACAAATAGCAAATGCTAAATTCCGACTATTGACTGTTTGGGGGCTATTAATGGCTGCGGGGCTAGGTTTAGCCATCAATTTGTATAACTTACAAATTGTTCAGGGTCCAAAGCTTACCCAAAGAGCTAAAAACCAGCAAATGATGAAATTGCGCCCCTATACGCCCCGTCGCCTCATTGTCGATCGCAATGATAATGTGTTAGCTATTGACCGTCCTGTCTATACCTTATATGCCCACCCCAAGCTGTTTGACAAGACAAATGAAGCCATAGCCGAACAACTAGCTCCGCTTCTAGATAAAACTCCGCCTGAGTTAGTCAAAATTTTTCAAAGCCGAAAAAGTGGAATTACATTGTCCTCAGCTTTACCTGAAACTATTGGTGATCAGGTGAAGGGATTGCGCTTAAATGGTTTAGAGTTGATTTCCAAATATTCCCGATATTACCCCCAGGGTGATTTGATGGCTGATATTGTAGGATACGTAAATATTGACCGTCGTGGTCAGGCTGGTGTGGAATTCTCCCAAGACCAGTGGTTAGAACGTTCTCAAAAAACTGTGAGCTTAAACCGAGCTGGAAATGGGGCGGTGATGCCAGATAATGCCCCTGAAGGTTTCTTGGCTGCCGACGATTTAAGGATGAAATTGACTATTGATAGTCGTCTCCAAAGGGCTACCCGTGCGGCACTCAAAAAGCAAATGGAAGAGTTTAAGGGCAAACGTGGGGCAGTAATTGTCATGGATGCCTTAGATGGCTCTATTTTAGCCCTAGTTTCTCAGCCTACCTATGACCCTAATGACTATTCTAAAGCCGATATTTCCCTATTTAAGAACTGGACAGTCTCGGATCTTTATGAGCCGGGATCAACATTTAAACCATTGACTGTAGCGATCGCACTAGAAAATGGTGTAATCAATGCAGATGATACATTTAATGATCCTGGGGCAATTCAAATAGGTAAATATACTATCAGGAATGCCGGACTTAATGGTTACGGGCAGATTAATATTGCTCAAATTCTGCAAAATTCTAGCAACATTGGCATGGTGAAAATCATCCAAAAGTTAAAACCTTCGGTTTATTACAACTGGCTAGAACGTTTGGGGATAGGACAAGCAGTTGATACAGATTTACCCTCTGTAGCTAGTGGTAAACTCAAAAATCAAGAAATATTTATTCGTTCACCGATTGAAAATGCAACCACTTCCTTTGGACAAGGTTTTTCTCTAACACCATTACAACTGGTACAAATGCAAGGTGCATTAGCTAACGGTGGTAAGTTGGTGACACCTCACGTCATCCAAGGGTTAGTTGATAGCAAGGGACAAATCCATCACACACCTAATCACCCAGCACCACGCCAAATTTTCTCAACTACTACAGCTCAAAAGGTAGTAGAAATGATGGAAACTGTTGTTACTGTAGGAACTGGTAAGGCTGCCCAAATTCCTGGATATCGCATTGCAGGCAAAACCGGCACAGCCCAAAAAGCCAGCCCTAACGGTGGTTATATTCCTGGGGCAAGAATTACTAGTTTTGTCGCTATTTTACCCGTGGAATCTCCTCGCTATGTGATTTTGGCTGTGGTAGATGAACCAAAAGGCGCAAATGCCTATGGTTCTACGGTTGCAGCCCCTATTGTTAAGGATGTAATGAATGCACTAATTCCCATTGAAAAGATTCCCCCCAGCCAAGAAATTGAGCCAAAGTCTATTCAAAATAGCACAAAGGAAACAGTCAGAGATTGA
- a CDS encoding CO2 hydration protein has translation MVQTPDKPVTKLPPSQHEFADIIHRLEAGGSMLPDTPENLMQIIGIYKAYAVPMDFYWRDLLYIAEQEFLNPFPFFKYFISQEYLDRHNHYAGDDADLRIWRGEATAHPELLAFMEKGETVKMPKLLHHLLHDRINMEFAEACMRAMLWHRQMYAPVNQFDAYLDSEEYKANADRAIKAYFQGNPVMLGMYKLFPDMFLEQCRQMSYYSNLGLFWEVMAPVFFEMSDIYDEGGFKGVPDAMNFLVNGIFAIAGRPIYHHVYIRGECYEIIPKSKGFTWLYEAALPYVEAVFYRTAPFRGTKSYNAQAGQVPDDQKDFHYGILYADVFPVGTAGIPPTLLMQDMLHFLPQYLVDYYQQYCRGEEDILIQLGITFQRSMYNVTSAVIQALRTALLYPLDDPNPKHLQANREFFEAQLNRFTRTEYNMRNAARLRDIQSQDYR, from the coding sequence ATGGTACAAACTCCAGATAAACCTGTTACGAAATTACCTCCTTCCCAGCACGAATTTGCTGATATCATTCATCGCCTAGAAGCTGGCGGTTCGATGTTGCCAGATACGCCAGAGAATTTGATGCAAATTATCGGTATTTATAAAGCTTATGCTGTACCGATGGATTTTTATTGGCGTGACTTGCTTTATATTGCTGAACAAGAATTTTTAAATCCTTTTCCCTTTTTTAAATATTTTATATCCCAAGAATATTTAGACAGACATAATCACTATGCTGGTGATGATGCTGATTTAAGAATTTGGCGTGGTGAAGCAACTGCCCACCCTGAATTATTGGCATTTATGGAAAAGGGTGAAACCGTCAAAATGCCAAAGCTATTGCATCATTTATTACACGATCGCATTAATATGGAATTTGCGGAAGCGTGTATGCGGGCTATGCTGTGGCATCGTCAGATGTATGCCCCAGTTAACCAATTTGATGCTTACCTCGACTCGGAAGAATACAAAGCCAATGCAGACAGGGCAATTAAAGCGTACTTTCAAGGCAACCCAGTCATGCTGGGAATGTACAAGCTGTTCCCCGATATGTTTTTAGAACAGTGTCGCCAGATGTCTTACTACTCCAACCTCGGTTTATTCTGGGAAGTCATGGCCCCGGTATTCTTTGAGATGTCGGATATTTATGATGAAGGCGGCTTTAAAGGTGTCCCCGACGCGATGAACTTTTTAGTCAATGGCATATTTGCGATCGCTGGTCGTCCGATTTATCATCATGTGTATATTCGTGGAGAATGTTACGAAATCATCCCCAAATCCAAAGGTTTTACTTGGCTATACGAAGCCGCACTACCCTACGTAGAAGCTGTATTTTACCGCACAGCCCCCTTTAGAGGCACAAAATCCTATAATGCCCAAGCTGGTCAAGTACCCGATGACCAAAAAGACTTTCATTATGGCATTCTCTACGCCGATGTATTTCCCGTAGGTACAGCAGGGATTCCACCGACATTATTAATGCAAGATATGTTGCATTTCTTACCCCAATATCTTGTAGATTATTACCAACAATATTGTCGTGGAGAAGAAGACATCCTCATTCAGTTAGGTATTACCTTCCAACGTTCCATGTATAATGTCACCTCTGCGGTAATTCAAGCATTACGAACCGCCTTATTATATCCCCTAGACGACCCCAACCCCAAACACCTGCAAGCCAACCGCGAGTTTTTTGAAGCCCAACTCAACCGCTTTACCCGCACAGAATACAATATGCGTAACGCCGCCCGTCTGCGAGACATCCAAAGTCAAGATTATAGATAG
- a CDS encoding NADH-quinone oxidoreductase subunit M, protein MLSVLIWIPILSAIIIGFLPGKVVPASRVRLVSLTIAGIVLLWNLFILLKFDISNPGMQFREYLPWNETLGLSYQLGVDGLSILMLVLNSLLTWIAIYSSDKETHRPRLFYSLILLISGGVAGAFLAENLLLFFLFYELELIPFYLLISIWGGEKRAYAGIKFLIYTAVSGALILATFLGMVFLTGSTSFAFDAVSTQTLSAGLQFILLVGIILGFGIKIPLVPFHTWLPDAYVEASAPIAILLGGVLAKLGTYGLLRFGMGMFPEAWSAVAPTLAIWGAISAIYGAVIAIAQKDIKRMVAYSSIGHMGYVLLASASSTALALVGAVSQMFSHGLILAILFHLVGIVEAKVGTRELDKLNGLMSPIRGLPLISALLVLSGMASAGIPGLTGFIAEFIVFQGSFSVFPLPTLLCVASSGLTAVYFVILLNRTCFGKLDNLAYYPKVVWAEKIPALVLASLIIFLGIQPTWLVRWSENTTTAMIATIPPIEKTVVSQVALK, encoded by the coding sequence ATGCTAAGTGTTCTAATTTGGATACCAATTTTAAGTGCTATAATTATCGGGTTTTTACCTGGTAAAGTCGTTCCAGCTAGTCGGGTGAGATTAGTATCTTTAACTATTGCCGGCATAGTTTTACTCTGGAACTTGTTTATTTTGCTGAAATTTGATATCAGCAATCCAGGGATGCAGTTTCGAGAATATTTACCTTGGAATGAAACCTTGGGTTTGAGTTATCAACTAGGGGTTGATGGCTTATCAATTTTGATGTTGGTACTCAATAGCCTACTCACCTGGATTGCGATTTATAGCAGTGATAAAGAAACTCACCGCCCCAGACTTTTTTACTCCCTAATTTTATTAATTAGTGGTGGTGTGGCGGGAGCATTCTTAGCAGAAAATTTACTGCTATTCTTCCTGTTTTATGAACTAGAATTAATCCCGTTTTATTTACTAATTTCTATTTGGGGAGGAGAAAAACGGGCTTATGCTGGCATCAAATTCTTAATTTACACGGCTGTTTCCGGTGCTTTAATTCTGGCGACTTTCTTAGGGATGGTCTTTTTAACTGGTTCTACCAGCTTTGCTTTTGATGCCGTATCTACACAAACTCTCTCCGCCGGGTTGCAATTCATCCTCTTAGTCGGAATTATCTTAGGGTTTGGCATCAAAATTCCCCTTGTTCCCTTCCATACTTGGCTACCCGATGCTTATGTAGAAGCTTCCGCACCCATTGCTATTTTGTTAGGTGGAGTGTTAGCGAAGTTGGGAACTTATGGACTATTGCGGTTTGGGATGGGAATGTTTCCCGAAGCTTGGAGTGCTGTAGCCCCAACCTTAGCCATTTGGGGGGCAATTAGTGCAATTTATGGGGCAGTAATTGCGATCGCGCAAAAAGATATCAAGCGCATGGTAGCATACAGCTCTATTGGTCACATGGGCTATGTATTGCTGGCTAGTGCCTCTAGCACCGCTTTAGCACTAGTTGGTGCTGTCTCCCAAATGTTCAGCCACGGTTTGATTCTGGCAATTCTATTCCACCTAGTAGGGATTGTAGAAGCGAAAGTAGGCACACGGGAGTTAGACAAACTCAATGGTTTAATGAGTCCTATTCGCGGTTTACCCTTAATTAGTGCGTTACTAGTTCTCAGTGGGATGGCGAGTGCCGGGATTCCCGGTTTAACAGGATTTATCGCGGAATTTATCGTTTTTCAGGGCAGTTTCTCGGTCTTTCCACTGCCGACACTTTTATGTGTAGCATCTAGCGGTTTAACAGCCGTGTATTTTGTCATCCTCCTCAACCGTACCTGCTTTGGCAAGTTAGATAACCTCGCCTATTATCCCAAAGTTGTATGGGCTGAGAAAATACCCGCCTTAGTTTTGGCATCTCTGATTATCTTTTTAGGTATACAACCTACTTGGTTAGTGCGTTGGAGTGAAAACACAACCACAGCAATGATAGCGACAATTCCTCCTATTGAAAAAACCGTAGTCTCTCAAGTGGCTTTGAAGTAG
- a CDS encoding NAD(P)H-quinone oxidoreductase subunit F, whose product MAQFLLETVWLVPCYALIGGMLAIPWSPGVIRRMGPRPAGYVNLIMTFLALVHSVLALQTTWNQPPQEVFIPWLSTAGLNLTIALEISSVSVGAMVVITSLNLLAQIFAIGYMEMDWGWGRFYSLLGLFEAGLCALALCNNLFFSYVILEVLTLGTYLLVGLWFSQPLVVTGARDAFLTKRVGDLFLLMGVLGLWNLSGTWNYTDLAEWAATAKVDPTVMTWVGLALVAGPMGKCAQFPLHLWLDEAMEGPVPSTILRNSVVVASGAWVLIKLQPVLTLSPVVSAFIIAIGAVTAIGASLIAIAQIDLKRCLSYSVSAYMGLVFIAVGAQQDDAALLLVLTHALSSALLVMSTGGIVWNNITQDVTQLGGLWSRRPISGLAFIVGTLGLIGFPPLGSFWALLKLADGLWGNYPWLVGIVITVNALTAVSLTREFGLIFGGKVKQMSERSPEVHWPMILPMMILLGFVLHLPLVLQSLSLLPSWAELNKDVALLLIWSSIFGCSISAVIYLGNIPKPVRLPWKPLQDLFAYDFYTPKLYRMTIIFSVAQLSKFADMVDRFVVDGIVNLVGLFSLLGGESLKYSTNGQTQFYALTVLLGVGVLGAWVTWPFWGVQFLSLIF is encoded by the coding sequence ATGGCTCAGTTTCTACTAGAGACTGTTTGGCTAGTTCCGTGCTATGCCTTAATAGGTGGAATGTTGGCGATTCCTTGGTCGCCGGGAGTCATTCGCAGAATGGGGCCAAGGCCAGCAGGTTATGTAAATTTAATCATGACATTTTTGGCGTTGGTTCATAGCGTCCTAGCTTTACAAACAACCTGGAATCAACCACCCCAAGAAGTATTTATACCTTGGCTATCAACCGCAGGTTTAAACCTCACTATCGCCTTAGAAATTTCTTCGGTAAGTGTGGGTGCAATGGTGGTAATTACTAGCTTAAATTTGCTTGCACAAATTTTTGCGATTGGTTACATGGAAATGGACTGGGGTTGGGGACGCTTCTATTCTTTATTGGGATTATTTGAAGCGGGATTATGTGCTTTAGCTTTATGCAATAATCTATTTTTTAGCTATGTAATTTTGGAAGTCCTGACTTTAGGAACATACCTATTAGTAGGCTTATGGTTTAGTCAACCCTTGGTAGTCACCGGCGCAAGAGATGCTTTCTTAACCAAGCGGGTGGGAGACTTATTCTTGCTGATGGGAGTCTTGGGACTGTGGAATCTATCAGGGACTTGGAATTATACAGACTTAGCGGAATGGGCTGCTACAGCTAAAGTTGACCCGACTGTAATGACATGGGTAGGTTTAGCCTTAGTTGCTGGGCCGATGGGTAAGTGCGCTCAGTTTCCTTTGCATCTGTGGTTAGATGAGGCGATGGAAGGCCCTGTCCCCAGTACAATTTTAAGAAATTCGGTAGTAGTTGCTAGTGGTGCGTGGGTACTAATTAAACTCCAACCTGTATTAACACTTTCGCCTGTAGTTTCGGCGTTTATTATTGCCATTGGTGCAGTTACAGCCATTGGTGCTTCCTTAATTGCGATCGCGCAAATTGACCTGAAACGCTGTTTATCTTATTCTGTTAGTGCTTACATGGGCTTAGTGTTCATTGCCGTAGGCGCACAGCAAGACGATGCAGCATTACTTTTGGTACTCACCCACGCTTTATCCTCTGCACTCTTAGTCATGAGTACCGGCGGAATTGTTTGGAATAACATCACCCAAGATGTTACGCAACTGGGTGGCTTATGGTCACGTCGCCCCATTTCTGGTTTAGCCTTTATTGTGGGAACTTTGGGGCTAATTGGGTTTCCCCCTTTGGGTAGCTTTTGGGCTTTATTAAAACTAGCTGATGGTCTTTGGGGAAATTACCCTTGGTTAGTGGGAATTGTGATTACAGTTAACGCCTTAACAGCCGTCAGTTTAACCAGAGAATTCGGCTTAATTTTCGGTGGTAAAGTCAAACAAATGAGTGAGCGATCGCCTGAAGTTCACTGGCCGATGATATTACCCATGATGATTTTATTGGGTTTTGTTCTCCATCTGCCTTTGGTGTTACAAAGTTTATCACTACTACCCAGTTGGGCAGAACTCAACAAAGACGTTGCACTATTACTAATTTGGTCAAGTATTTTCGGTTGCAGTATTAGCGCAGTCATTTATTTAGGCAATATTCCCAAGCCAGTCCGCCTCCCTTGGAAACCTTTACAAGACTTGTTTGCTTACGATTTTTACACACCTAAACTCTATCGGATGACAATCATTTTCAGCGTTGCCCAACTTTCCAAATTTGCTGATATGGTTGACCGTTTTGTAGTTGATGGCATTGTTAACTTAGTTGGTTTGTTTTCACTTTTAGGTGGTGAAAGTCTCAAGTACAGCACCAATGGACAAACTCAATTTTATGCCTTGACAGTGCTTTTAGGTGTAGGTGTTTTAGGCGCATGGGTAACTTGGCCATTCTGGGGAGTACAGTTTTTAAGTCTGATTTTTTAA
- a CDS encoding glycosyltransferase family 2 protein produces MSQLVSVIIPCFNAEKWLSEAIDSCLQQTYSHLEIIVIDDGSTDNSLEIIKSYGDKIIWRSYLHQGGNYARNRGFDLSQGKYIQYLDADDYILPEKIEKQVSLLEATGADVVYSDWRHQHHLLDGSSVLDKIEIAEAKTDILAALLANWWVALAALMYKRSAVENSRGWDENLPAAQDRAFFLSVVMNGGKVVYQPGCYAIYRKYGSVTVSTASKSRWLKSHHLVLQKVEQELLQRKQLLIKYRQALAKSYFELAREALFLDYVQYLMFLEKALVIFPEFKANSKRTVYRLMQDIIGFRQTERIACSVLLVKKLVNSSFAYPKEKFGMTSST; encoded by the coding sequence ATGTCCCAATTAGTTTCAGTAATCATACCCTGTTTTAATGCTGAGAAGTGGTTATCTGAAGCGATTGATAGCTGCTTACAACAAACCTATTCTCATTTGGAAATCATTGTCATTGATGACGGTTCTACAGATAACTCTTTGGAAATTATCAAAAGCTACGGTGATAAAATTATTTGGCGTAGTTATTTACATCAAGGCGGTAATTACGCTCGCAATCGAGGCTTTGATTTATCTCAGGGAAAATATATTCAATATTTAGATGCAGATGATTATATTTTACCTGAAAAGATAGAAAAACAGGTCAGTCTGTTAGAAGCTACAGGCGCAGATGTTGTTTATAGTGACTGGAGACATCAGCATCATTTACTTGATGGTTCTAGTGTCTTGGATAAAATAGAAATAGCTGAAGCGAAAACAGACATTTTAGCGGCTTTACTAGCAAATTGGTGGGTGGCTTTGGCGGCTTTAATGTATAAGAGAAGTGCAGTAGAAAATAGTCGGGGATGGGATGAAAATTTACCCGCCGCCCAGGATAGAGCTTTTTTTCTATCCGTGGTGATGAATGGAGGTAAAGTTGTGTACCAACCAGGCTGTTATGCTATTTACAGAAAATATGGTTCTGTGACAGTTTCTACTGCTTCTAAAAGTCGGTGGTTAAAAAGCCACCATCTAGTATTACAGAAAGTAGAACAGGAACTATTGCAAAGGAAGCAACTTTTAATAAAGTACCGCCAGGCTTTAGCCAAATCATATTTTGAACTGGCTAGAGAAGCTTTATTTTTGGATTATGTCCAATATTTAATGTTCTTAGAAAAAGCTTTGGTAATATTTCCAGAGTTTAAAGCTAACAGTAAGAGAACAGTCTATCGGCTGATGCAAGATATTATAGGCTTTCGGCAAACTGAACGCATTGCCTGTAGTGTCTTGTTGGTCAAAAAGCTTGTAAATTCTAGCTTTGCGTATCCAAAAGAAAAATTTGGGATGACATCCTCAACGTGA
- a CDS encoding FAD-dependent oxidoreductase: MSLTEEILSQLPGNVLGGLRSADRILESIRENTAPVPSVVKENQQPLGAVDWDVIICGGTLGILIGCALAVRGLRVALLERGILQGREQEWNISRQELEVFVELNLLTEAELASAIATQYNPARVKFKDGAEVWVEDVLNIGVDPVYLLATLKTKFLAVGGELLENTPFSDVVVHPDGVIVNHQFKAKLLLDVMGHLSPITQQARQGKKPDALCLVVGSCAQGFPANNAGDLILSFTSLQNQCQYFWEAFPARDGRTTYLFTYMDAHPQRLGLEDLFAEYLRLLPEYQGVELSQLKFQRALFGFFPTYRQSPLQTPWHRILPVGDSSGSQSPLSFGGFGAMVRHLKRLTIGIEEALQTEQLSAKALAQLQPYQPSLSVTWLFQKAMSVGVNQTIPPEQINQLLSAVFQEMQQLGTPVLKPFLQDIVQFSALTQTLLKTGLNHPVLVAKIIPQVGLINLLDWLLQYSNLGFYSALFALSPIIETWIKNLPPTQQYYWHRLIDAWKFGSGGDYSNS, translated from the coding sequence ATGTCCCTGACTGAAGAGATTCTCTCCCAACTACCAGGTAATGTTTTAGGCGGCTTGCGTAGTGCCGATCGCATCCTCGAATCTATCAGAGAAAATACCGCACCAGTCCCTTCAGTAGTCAAAGAAAATCAACAGCCTTTAGGTGCTGTAGACTGGGACGTAATTATCTGTGGTGGGACTTTAGGCATTTTAATTGGTTGCGCCTTAGCAGTGCGGGGACTGCGGGTGGCGTTGCTGGAAAGGGGTATTTTGCAGGGGAGAGAACAGGAGTGGAATATCTCCCGTCAAGAGTTAGAAGTCTTTGTAGAATTGAACCTGCTAACAGAGGCAGAATTGGCAAGTGCGATCGCTACACAATACAATCCAGCTAGAGTTAAATTTAAAGATGGTGCAGAGGTTTGGGTAGAAGATGTCTTAAATATCGGTGTAGATCCGGTTTATTTATTAGCTACACTCAAAACCAAATTTCTCGCGGTTGGTGGAGAGTTATTAGAAAATACACCCTTTAGCGATGTAGTGGTTCACCCAGATGGGGTAATAGTTAATCATCAATTCAAAGCCAAATTATTACTCGACGTAATGGGACATCTTTCCCCCATCACCCAACAAGCACGCCAAGGGAAAAAACCAGATGCACTATGTTTAGTAGTAGGAAGTTGCGCCCAAGGTTTCCCAGCAAATAACGCTGGAGATTTAATCTTATCATTCACCTCTTTACAGAATCAATGTCAGTATTTTTGGGAAGCCTTCCCCGCTAGAGACGGGAGAACAACTTATTTATTTACATATATGGATGCCCATCCCCAACGCCTGGGCTTAGAAGATTTATTTGCAGAATATCTGCGTTTATTACCAGAATATCAAGGCGTGGAATTGAGCCAACTAAAATTTCAACGCGCTTTGTTTGGTTTCTTCCCAACTTACCGCCAAAGTCCCCTGCAAACCCCTTGGCATCGCATTTTACCAGTGGGAGATAGCAGTGGTAGTCAGTCCCCCTTAAGTTTTGGTGGTTTTGGTGCAATGGTGCGTCATCTGAAGCGGTTAACAATTGGCATTGAAGAAGCATTACAAACTGAGCAATTATCTGCAAAGGCGTTGGCACAATTGCAACCATATCAACCTAGTCTGAGTGTGACTTGGTTATTTCAAAAAGCTATGAGTGTTGGTGTTAATCAGACCATTCCACCAGAGCAAATTAACCAATTACTTTCTGCGGTATTTCAAGAAATGCAGCAGTTAGGAACGCCAGTGCTAAAACCATTCTTACAAGATATAGTGCAGTTTTCCGCCTTGACACAAACACTATTAAAAACTGGGTTAAATCATCCGGTTTTAGTTGCTAAAATAATTCCCCAGGTAGGTTTAATCAACTTACTAGATTGGCTATTGCAGTATAGTAATTTAGGTTTTTACTCTGCCTTATTTGCACTAAGTCCCATAATAGAAACATGGATTAAGAATTTACCCCCTACACAACAATATTACTGGCATCGCTTAATTGATGCTTGGAAGTTTGGTTCTGGCGGCGATTACTCTAATTCGTAA